The following coding sequences are from one Humulus lupulus chromosome X, drHumLupu1.1, whole genome shotgun sequence window:
- the LOC133806340 gene encoding uncharacterized protein LOC133806340: MADSKIYPATTITNIKTSIPIVLDMENDKYINWSTLFKLHCHAHLVYEHIVPSPESTETPTVSSSTDAEKATAKALPNRLDAIVIQWIYSTISLDLLNSIIELDDKAKDAWNRLMDIFQDNQNSRAIFLDTEFTNTHLSDFPNVSAYCNRLKVLVDQLENVGANISDKKLVVKLIAGLTEAYNDFVTVIQQRDPLPSFSKARSMLCLEEKNMQQRAQRDSGSTSSLLVTSSTDNSVSYG; encoded by the coding sequence ATGGCAGACTCCAAAATTTACCCCGCTACCACCATCACCAACATCAAAACATCCATCCCTATTGTGCTTGACATGGAAAACGACAAATACATAAATTGGTCTACCCTATTCAAGTTGCATTGTCATGCTCATCTGGTGTATGAACACATCGTTCCATCACCGGAGTCTACGGAGACGCCGACAGTCTCCTCCTCCACTGATGCTGAAAAAGCAACCGCAAAGGCTCTTCCAAATAGGCTAGATGCTATAGTTATTCAATGGATTTATAGCACAATATCTTTAGATCTCCTAAACTCCATCATTGAACTGGATGATAAGGCCAAAGATGCTTGGAATCGCTTGATGGACATATTCCAAGACAATCAAAATTCCCGTGCCATATTTCTCGATACTGAATTCACTAATACTCATCTTAGTGACTTCCCTAATGTATCAGCCTACTGTAACCGATTGAAGGTATTGGTGGATCAATTGGAGAACGTAGGGGCAAACATCTCGGATAAAAAATTGGTAGTGAAACTTATTGCTGGACTCACCGAAGCCTACAACGACTTTGTCACTGTTATTCAACAACGTGACCCTCTTCCTTCATTTTCCAAGGCTCGTTCAATGCTTTGTTTGGAGGAGAAAAACATGCAACAACGTGCCCAACGTGACTCAGGTTCGACCTCATCTTTGCTTGTGACTTCTTCTACTGATAATTCTGTTTCTTATGGATAG